AATTGAAGGCCGAACTGAATTTGGAAACACTATTACTTTGGGTCAATCACAACGGACTGCCACATGACAAAATGATGAAAAGCTTAAGATTGTTTACGGAAGAAGTTATGCCAAGATTCACAGAAACTAAACTGGGGGTAATGTAAATGTTGAATATTCGCAAAGTGTATACAGCAGTTGAAGAAACACGTATTGAAGGCGGTAAAAAGGTAGAAAATCCAATCAAGATGATAACAACGATGGCGGTGATTAAAAACCCGTGGGCTGGGAGAGGGTATGTTGAAAATTTAAAACCGGAGATTGATGAATATGCACCGCAAATAGGCGAACTATTAGTCGCTGAACTATTTAAGCATATCGGCTCTGCAGATGAGGTAGAAGCATTCGGCAAAGCTGCGGTAGTGGGGGTCGATGGGGAAGTTGAACATGCATCTGCATTTATCCATACGTTAAAATTCGGTAACAAATTCCGCGATGCCGTAAAAGGCACGAGCATCTTAAGCTTCACTAACAAACGCGGCGGCGCAGGATCTCCAGTTCTCATCCCGATGGTGCATAAGACAGATGAGTCTGAGCGTTCTCATTTCATCACATTCGAAGCCTCCATTCCCGATGCACCGAGGGCCGATGAAATCGTTGTCGCCATTGGTGCCTCTACAGGAGGCCGACCGCACCCAAGAACAGGAAACAGGCATCAGGATATGGTTGAAATGGGGCTAGTTTAATGCCGACTGCGTGGAATGGGCAAGATTCGATCCATTATGAAGAGGAGGGAATCGGTGAAGCTCTTATCCTTATTCATGGAGTTGGTCTTGATCATACGATGTGGACAAGGCAAGTAGAGGATTTGTCCAAGCATTTCCGTGTCATCGTGTATGACATGGTAGGGCACGGAGGGTCATCGCACCCTCCAGGTCCCTATACGCTTCCCCAGTTTGTTGAACAATTAGCTGAGTTAATTAATTCTTTGAAAATTGACCGATGTCATATTGTCGGCTTTTCCATGGGTGGTATGGTCGCTTCGGCGTTTGCATTAAAATATTCAGAAAAAATTAAAACGCTTACAATCATGAATGCAGTGGCCACGCGGACGGAGGAGCAGCGAAAGGCCATTTTGAAAAGAGTTGAAGAAGTGAAAAGAACAGGGCCCATGGCAACGATCGAACCAGCCATTCAACGTTGGTTCAGTCCAAGTTTCCTGAATGGACAAAAACAATTGGTAGATCAAATCCGGAAAAGGCTCGAGACAAATGATCATGCTTCATATTCAGCTTCCTATACACTCTTTGCAACGGCGGACGAAGAACTATGGCCCCGGATTCAACAAATCAAGGTGCCCACCCAAATCATAACCGGTGAGCTTGATATAGGATCTAATCCCGAAATGGCTGAACAATTGCATGAAAAAATCGTCAATTCAGAAATGATGATTGTACCAAATATGAAGCATATGCTCCCGATTGAGGGTTCCCATATCGTGAATGAAGCCATTCGTTCCTTCATTGAAAAACAAACATTAATGAACGTAGAGGGGTGACAGGAAGTGAACGAGCTGAAGAAGTATCAGATGTATATAAACGGGGAATGGTCGGATTCATCAAGTGGTGAATATTTTGATAGCTACAACCCTGCAACTGAAGAAGCATGGTGCCAAGTTGCCAAAGGAAACGCTGAAGATGTGGATCGGGCCGTTCAAGCTGCACATAATGCGTTCTTGGGTTCAGGATGGTCTAATATGACCTTCACTGAAAGAGGACGTCTCGTTAGGCGGCTTGGTGAACTAATTGCGGAACACTCCGAAGAACTTGCCAAAGTGGAATCAATGGATAACGGGAAATTAATCCGGGAAATGCGCGGACAAGTAAGTTATTTGCCTGAATTTTTCTATTACTAT
This genomic stretch from Peribacillus muralis harbors:
- a CDS encoding alpha/beta fold hydrolase encodes the protein MPTAWNGQDSIHYEEEGIGEALILIHGVGLDHTMWTRQVEDLSKHFRVIVYDMVGHGGSSHPPGPYTLPQFVEQLAELINSLKIDRCHIVGFSMGGMVASAFALKYSEKIKTLTIMNAVATRTEEQRKAILKRVEEVKRTGPMATIEPAIQRWFSPSFLNGQKQLVDQIRKRLETNDHASYSASYTLFATADEELWPRIQQIKVPTQIITGELDIGSNPEMAEQLHEKIVNSEMMIVPNMKHMLPIEGSHIVNEAIRSFIEKQTLMNVEG
- a CDS encoding amino acid synthesis family protein, whose amino-acid sequence is MLNIRKVYTAVEETRIEGGKKVENPIKMITTMAVIKNPWAGRGYVENLKPEIDEYAPQIGELLVAELFKHIGSADEVEAFGKAAVVGVDGEVEHASAFIHTLKFGNKFRDAVKGTSILSFTNKRGGAGSPVLIPMVHKTDESERSHFITFEASIPDAPRADEIVVAIGASTGGRPHPRTGNRHQDMVEMGLV